CGAAGTGCTCGATGAGGGCCCGATAGCCGTTGCCGCTGTTGCCGCCGGGGTTGAGGCGCAGGTCGATCACGATCGCGCGGGCGCGTTCCATCTGCGGACGGAGCGTATCGAGCCGTGCGGCGAGCGTCGTGTCGTTGAAGGAGTTGATCGCGAGATAGAGGATACCGTTGCCCAGCGGGCGCGAGTCCACCAGCGGCGTCGCGCGCGCCGGCCGGAGCCAGGCCGAGGGGCGCGCGCCGCGGTCACGCCGGACCTGCACCGTGCGCCGCGCGCCGTTAGGCAGCTCCAGCGCGAGGGTGAGCGGCGAGTCGGCACGCCCCGCAAGGAGCCCGAGCCCCGTGCGTCCGTTGTAGCGGATCGCGTCGCTCACCCACACGTGCGGCGACGAGGCCGCCATGTAGGGGAGGACGTCGCGCTGAAGCTTCGTCGGGACATCGGTGCCGTCTACCGCGGTGATTTCGCTCCCGATCGGAATGGAGTCGGCGAGAACGGAATCGACGTTGGTCACGACGGCGCGCCCGTCGACGGCGCGCAGCGTGAGCCACGGCCCGTCGAAGTAGCGGGCGTCGAAGAGCCCGCTGGGGACGGGGACGAGCGTGTGCCCGTCGCGCAGCGTGGCGACGAAACGTTGCAGCTCTCGGACGTAGGTCGGATAGTCCTCGGCCGCCACGATACGTGGCAGCGTGGCGCGGTACGTGCTGTCCCAGTCGAACGCCGGGCCCAGCTTGTCCCAGTAGGCAAAGCTGCGTTTGGCTTCGCTCCAGGCCAGCGAGAGCGCGTACACGCGGGACTCACGGTCGGGGACGGGAGGGAGCGGTTTGGCGGGGACCTGCGCCAGGGCAACGCGAGTGAGCGATGCCGCGACGAGGAGCGCGAGTGCGCGTGTGGCGAATCGAGTCCCGTGCATGAGTCCCCGCGTGCGGTCGTGGTACCTGTGTATGAACGGTTCGGCACACGATAGACAGCGACGGGCGTGACGGGGTTTGGGACCGGGCGGAGCGGTGATGCACAGGGGGCGAGTGGTAAGCGCCCGTGCACGAGCCGCGACGCCTCGCCCGCGGCGAGACAGGTCATCCCTCGACCGACCCCGATGCCGGGACGCACCCGATGGCCGAGGCTGGCGCACCAACTAGCGTTGACGGTGAAGGTCAGGGACACGCCAGCCCTCCGGATCCCTCCGGCCCCCGCTGAGGCGTGTTCCATGCACGAGGTGCCGCATGCGGTCACCGTCTGCCTGCCGCCGGGGCGCGTTCTGCCTCACGCTCTACGCCGCGGCCCGCGCCCTACTCCTCCCACTCGCCGTGGTCGCGCTTCCATCGACAGCCCACGGGCAATCGTGGATGCAGCGCATCCGCGACGCGCGACTCGAATTCGTGATCTACGGTCGCCCCTACCAGTCCGACGCCAATACGGCGATCGACCGCCTGCTTGGGCGCGCCGGATTCGCCGACAGCGTCTACCAGGCGTACTCGGACTGTGGCTTCATCTGCGGCGGGATGGGAGGTCCCTCGGGCTTTGACTGGTTCCCGTACCCCACGCATGTCGACGAATCGGGGTGGTCCTCCAAGGCCATCACGCTCTCGGCGACGCTGCGGCCGCACGTGCGCGCCACCGTCCTGTGGGCCGGCGCCGCGACGTTAGGCGGCGTGATCGGTGGATCGTGTCCCAACCAGTCGTGTTACGCCGACTTCGGATACGGCCCGCGCTACTTCATCGGCATCGACTCGCGCGTGAGTTCGGTCGCCCTGCTTGCCGAGGGAGAGTATGGGTGGCTCCGCGTCGGCGCCGGACCGGCCGTACATGGGGTGACCGTCCAGTCGCTCCCGTGGATCGACCCGCGCGTGCAGTGGAAGGAACGATTTCATCCCGCGGGCGGCGTGGCGAGCGTAGGGCTGACCGTGCCGCTCTGGCGCCCCGTGGTCGTAAGCGGGCGATGGGTGTACTCGGCCATGGGCGATGTGCAGCTGTCGGCACGTGACGTCTCCAACGACGCGGCGCCACTCGCCGCTGGGACGCGTCGGTTCGAGGGGGGAAAGGTGAACCTCTCGAATTCGTATGTGCTGATGGGGATCGGCGTGCGAATGCGGTGAGCAGGCGGTGAGCGCGCAGTGTGCGGAAAGGGCGACCCGACTCCCTTCCCCTCGTTCAGCGCACGTCCGCCGCCGACCTCACGTCGACTTCCGCACGAACTCCGACTTGAGCTGCATCGCTCCGACGCCGTCGATCTTGCAGTCGATGTCGTGATCGCCGTCCACCAGGCGGATGTTCTTCACCTTGGTGCCGACCTTCACCACGCTCGACGATCCCTTGATCTTGAGGTCCTTGATCACGGTGACCGAGTCGCCGTTGGCCAGCACGTTCCCATTGGCGTCGCGCCACACACGCTCGGTGGTCTCCGGTGACTCGGCGGCCGCTGAGCTGTCGGCGCCAACGAGCGGCCATTCGTGCGCGCACTCGGGGCACACGAACTGGAATCCGTCGGAGTAGGACAGGGTGGAATGGCACTTCGGGCAGGCAGGTGTTGAACTCACGGGAGGTCCAAGAGCGGGGAGGCGCAGCGGGAGGGTGAAAGTTAATCAGTCCGGCTGCCCGCACCGATCACTCGACGCGCCCTTCACCCCTTGGTCGGCACATCGATGATCTGGTCGAACGCCAGTCCGCTCGACCCCTCACCACGCCCCGTGAGCTTCCGCGCCCCCAGCCAGACCCACACGCGCCCATCGCGCCAGCGCGTGCGCTGATAGCTCAGCGTCACTCGTGTCCCCGCACGCGTGACCTCTTCCTCGTGCACGACGAAGCCGGTCGCCGGATCGGCGTCGAGCCCTGGACGCAGGAGCCAGCTGCGCGGGCGCACGGCGTCGGGGGTCGGCGACGGGTCGCCGGTCATGATCCGCAGCATGGCACCCCGTTGCAGCTGTACCTCGCGGTTGCTCCCCTCGACATGTGCGGGAAGCATGGGGATCCAGTGCTCGGGGACGCTGGTCATCACCTGGTACCGGATCTTCGCCCCCTCCGCCGGCGGCAGCGGCTCGGGTGGTGCCCCGAGTCGCCGCTCGAGGTCGCGCTCCCATGCATGCCGCAGCTCGGTCGCCGCCTCGCCGCCGCGCCGCGGCTCTCCAGACGGCAGGGTGATCGTGCGCTCGATCCCCCACACCATGTTCGCCATCTCGTCGCGCGCCAGCAGCACCTCCTCCATCGGCGCCCCCTCCTGCACCTTCTGCGCGGCGGGGGGGAGCATGAGCGTCAGGTCGGCCGGTCGATGCTCGTCGCCAACGATGGAATTCAGGAACATCGCCCAGCGCTGCCAGTCCTCATCGTCGCCGCGCCCCGCCGCCTCGACCCACGTGCGTTCACCAAAGACGTTGCGCACCGCAACGCCACGAACCGTCGCCAGGCTCCCCGCCGGCGCCGTGAACGGGACGAGGAACCAGTCGTTCGCATACACCAGGCCGAACTCCATCAGCAGCAACTTCGCGAGGTCGGTCGTGTCGGGCTTGACGTCGCCGAAGTTGGTCCGGCCATCCTCGAACTTCCACCAGCGCGAGTGCGGCATCCCGTTGAACGTCGCCTGCGTGGGGAGCATGGTGAGCGTCGTCACCTCCGCCGGCTCGGGCGGCGGCGCCCCATCGCCTAACGACGTGCGCTGCGGGTCGACGTCGAAGTTGTACCAGTCCAGGTGCCCTGGTGATACTGCTCGGCGACCATGACCTTCTCGGCATCTCCCTGAGGCGCCGAAGTGGCAAAGCGGTACTCGAAGCGGTCGGGCTCCCAGGCCCCCTCGGCCGCCGGCTGGTGAATCAGCTTCTCGAACCACCGCACCCATCGCGCGGCGATGGGATCGACCGTCGCGTCGAGCCCCGCCAGCGCGGCGATGCCGTCAGAGGCCAGCCCGCCCGACGTGAGGTGTGCGTACAGTGCCCCTCCATCCATCCGGCGCCCGGCCACCGCCGCATGCGTCGACCAGGCGTCGGGATGTGCGGTGATGGGGAGGTC
This region of Gemmatimonadota bacterium genomic DNA includes:
- a CDS encoding alkylphosphonate utilization protein, producing the protein MSSTPACPKCHSTLSYSDGFQFVCPECAHEWPLVGADSSAAAESPETTERVWRDANGNVLANGDSVTVIKDLKIKGSSSVVKVGTKVKNIRLVDGDHDIDCKIDGVGAMQLKSEFVRKST